A part of Geoanaerobacter pelophilus genomic DNA contains:
- a CDS encoding efflux RND transporter periplasmic adaptor subunit, producing MNRYVIPVVVALSLATLTACSGNGEARKEGVQKPPVAVEAGTIAPTTLVEGIEVTGSLEPKFYADVKTQIPGLVKQVFVTEWVRVRKGQPLARIDVAETEAMVKRSEANVESAKAGLAQAQVAVSRADRELARIRKLKESGLATQQAVDDATTESDAAKARIDAAKAQIRAAEEEVRQGRARQGKGLVVSPLDGVVALREVNVGDLASDAAAGKPIFRIVDNRLLNLTVTLPSSESARAKVGQPLEFTVDSLPGKLFTGTVMYVNPELNSSDRSLKVIAEVINNNDILKGGLFAKGKIIAGKRNNVIQVPRQALATWDTTAKKGTMFVVEGDSARLRQVVTGIVTGDLVEVVTGVKTGDRYVSRGAFNLKDGDKVALAGTGKQQ from the coding sequence ATGAATAGATATGTCATACCTGTTGTAGTAGCTCTCTCCCTTGCTACGCTGACCGCTTGCTCCGGCAACGGTGAAGCCCGCAAGGAAGGGGTGCAGAAGCCGCCGGTTGCTGTGGAGGCAGGCACCATCGCACCAACGACCCTGGTTGAAGGGATTGAAGTGACCGGCAGTCTCGAACCGAAATTCTATGCCGATGTGAAGACCCAGATCCCTGGTCTGGTAAAGCAGGTCTTTGTTACCGAATGGGTGCGGGTGAGAAAGGGTCAACCGTTGGCCAGGATCGATGTGGCAGAGACTGAGGCGATGGTAAAGCGTAGCGAGGCCAACGTTGAATCGGCAAAAGCCGGATTGGCCCAGGCCCAGGTGGCTGTAAGCAGGGCAGACCGCGAGCTGGCGAGAATCAGGAAACTCAAGGAGTCGGGACTTGCCACCCAACAAGCGGTAGACGATGCCACTACCGAGTCTGACGCTGCGAAAGCACGGATAGATGCTGCCAAGGCCCAGATACGTGCGGCGGAGGAAGAGGTGCGCCAGGGGAGGGCACGGCAAGGGAAAGGGCTTGTGGTCTCACCGCTGGATGGTGTTGTGGCGCTCCGCGAGGTCAATGTCGGTGATCTGGCAAGTGATGCCGCTGCAGGGAAGCCGATCTTCCGCATCGTTGACAACCGGTTGCTCAACCTGACAGTGACTCTTCCCTCATCAGAATCGGCACGGGCCAAGGTTGGCCAGCCATTGGAATTTACCGTTGATTCCCTGCCGGGCAAGCTGTTTACCGGCACAGTGATGTACGTCAACCCGGAGCTCAACTCCAGCGACCGTTCACTCAAGGTGATTGCAGAAGTGATCAATAACAACGACATTCTGAAGGGTGGGCTTTTTGCCAAGGGTAAGATTATTGCCGGTAAGCGGAACAATGTCATCCAGGTGCCGCGGCAAGCGCTCGCCACCTGGGACACTACAGCGAAGAAGGGTACCATGTTTGTGGTCGAAGGGGATAGCGCCCGCTTGCGTCAGGTTGTTACCGGAATCGTCACCGGTGACCTGGTCGAGGTCGTTACTGGGGTCAAGACCGGCGACCGATACGTGTCGCGCGGGGCTTTCAATCTCAAAGACGGTGACAAGGTGGCTCTTGCCGGAACAGGGAAACAGCAATGA
- the yaaA gene encoding S4 domain-containing protein YaaA: protein MKIDTEYLKLDSFLKAVNAVASGGEAKMAIQDGFVIVNNEVETRRGRKLRPGDTVEIKGGARYSVE from the coding sequence ATGAAAATTGATACCGAATACCTAAAACTCGACAGTTTTCTTAAGGCAGTCAATGCCGTCGCTAGCGGCGGCGAGGCGAAAATGGCAATCCAGGACGGGTTCGTGATCGTCAACAACGAGGTTGAGACTAGGCGCGGCCGGAAATTGCGGCCTGGAGACACGGTCGAAATTAAAGGCGGCGCGAGGTACAGCGTTGAATAA